From Vibrio splendidus, a single genomic window includes:
- a CDS encoding alpha-galactosidase, with protein MSEFIHLTSKNHSLIIKSGRAPEVLHWGAKIASIDEDLLLSTERPISQARLDVDVPLSLCPELGSGHFNAPGIEGHRDGFDWAPVFNTVRVEANTTYVGTKAEHVGVKTEHIEGQNQHATFVLEDTVSKLELTVEIKLDYESDVVQKRVTVTNKGDSKYYLNKLSSTLPLPNHANELMTFHGRWCHEFQTQRQRFEHGGFMQENRRGRTSHENFPGMFAGTQGFSEQHGLVWGFHLGWSGNHQMRADVRSDGRRFVQAGELLLAGESILEPESTYQTPWLYGCYSNSGLNGIAQRFQQFVRDNIIQFPTDKPRPVHLNTWEGIYFDHKPDYIMKMATEAGVMGVERFIIDDGWFVGRDGERTALGDWYLDEVKYPNGLEPVIEHVNQQGMEFGLWVEPEMVSQDSNLYRNHPDWVLGLQGYHQPSGRWQYVLDLQNEACFNYLYERLNALLTRYNITYLKWDMNRELVQPGHQGKAAVHGQTKALYRLVDELNRAHPEVEIESCSSGGGRIDFEILKRTHRFWASDCNDALERQAIQKGMSYFFPPEVMGAHIGPAECHSTNRRHSINMRGVTALMGHMGVELDPVKESPEEKQAFSHYISLHKQFRHVLHSGRSFRMDPSDKNQNIYGVENDDEMLITVCQLAMPEYALPSPLRISCVKDNAMYQVKLVDMPKTSFQLMKQRPQWLDKTLTLSGDNLKEIGLTLPILDPESALIVHLKKI; from the coding sequence ATGAGCGAATTTATTCATCTAACAAGTAAAAACCACAGTTTGATCATCAAATCGGGCCGTGCTCCAGAGGTTCTTCACTGGGGGGCAAAGATCGCCAGTATTGATGAAGATCTTTTGTTATCAACCGAGAGACCGATCTCCCAAGCACGGCTTGATGTCGATGTGCCGCTTTCTCTTTGTCCTGAATTGGGTAGCGGTCATTTTAATGCGCCGGGAATAGAAGGGCATCGTGATGGTTTTGATTGGGCACCCGTTTTTAATACCGTCCGCGTAGAAGCGAATACAACTTACGTAGGTACGAAGGCTGAGCATGTAGGTGTAAAGACTGAACATATAGAAGGTCAGAATCAGCACGCCACTTTTGTTCTAGAAGACACCGTGTCTAAGCTTGAATTGACTGTCGAAATCAAACTGGATTATGAATCTGATGTGGTTCAAAAGCGCGTCACAGTAACTAACAAAGGGGACAGTAAATACTATTTAAATAAGCTGTCATCAACGTTGCCACTGCCAAACCACGCCAATGAATTGATGACGTTTCATGGTCGTTGGTGTCATGAATTCCAAACTCAGCGTCAGCGTTTTGAACACGGTGGCTTTATGCAAGAAAACCGTCGCGGTCGTACTTCACATGAAAACTTCCCAGGCATGTTTGCCGGTACGCAAGGTTTCTCAGAGCAACATGGTTTGGTTTGGGGATTTCATTTGGGTTGGAGCGGTAACCACCAAATGCGCGCGGATGTTCGTAGTGATGGTCGCCGTTTTGTACAAGCAGGAGAGTTATTGCTAGCGGGTGAATCGATTCTAGAACCTGAGAGTACTTACCAAACACCTTGGCTCTATGGCTGTTACAGCAATTCTGGTTTGAACGGTATTGCTCAGCGTTTTCAGCAGTTTGTTCGTGACAATATTATTCAATTCCCTACCGATAAGCCTCGCCCTGTGCATTTAAATACTTGGGAGGGGATCTACTTCGACCATAAACCTGACTACATCATGAAGATGGCAACGGAAGCGGGCGTGATGGGCGTTGAACGTTTCATTATTGATGATGGTTGGTTTGTGGGCCGTGATGGTGAACGTACCGCACTGGGCGACTGGTATTTGGATGAGGTGAAATATCCAAATGGCCTAGAACCTGTGATTGAACATGTAAACCAACAGGGTATGGAGTTTGGCCTTTGGGTTGAACCTGAGATGGTAAGCCAAGATTCTAATCTTTATCGAAACCATCCGGATTGGGTACTTGGTTTACAAGGGTATCATCAACCATCTGGTCGTTGGCAGTACGTGTTAGACCTACAAAATGAAGCGTGTTTTAACTACTTGTATGAACGCCTCAATGCGCTGCTGACTCGATACAACATCACTTACCTTAAGTGGGACATGAACCGAGAGTTGGTTCAACCGGGTCATCAAGGTAAGGCCGCGGTGCATGGTCAAACTAAAGCGCTATATCGCCTTGTTGATGAGTTGAATCGAGCGCACCCAGAAGTCGAAATTGAATCTTGTTCTTCGGGCGGCGGCCGTATCGATTTTGAAATTCTAAAACGAACCCATCGCTTCTGGGCATCGGATTGTAATGATGCCTTAGAACGCCAAGCCATTCAAAAAGGCATGAGTTACTTCTTCCCACCAGAGGTGATGGGCGCGCATATCGGCCCTGCAGAATGCCACTCAACAAATCGTCGTCACAGCATCAATATGCGTGGTGTAACCGCACTTATGGGGCACATGGGTGTTGAGCTTGACCCCGTTAAAGAGTCACCGGAAGAGAAACAAGCATTCTCACATTACATTTCACTGCATAAGCAATTTCGTCATGTTTTACATTCTGGCCGTAGTTTCCGAATGGATCCTTCGGACAAAAATCAGAACATTTATGGCGTTGAAAATGACGATGAAATGCTGATCACCGTGTGCCAATTAGCGATGCCTGAATATGCTCTGCCTTCGCCACTTCGTATTAGCTGCGTGAAAGACAACGCGATGTATCAAGTGAAGTTAGTGGACATGCCAAAAACCAGTTTCCAGTTGATGAAACAGCGCCCCCAATGGCTCGACAAAACGTTGACCCTGAGTGGCGATAACCTCAAGGAAATTGGATTGACCTTACCGATTCTAGACCCAGAGTCAGCCTTGATTGTTCATCTGAAAAAGATATGA
- a CDS encoding ABC transporter ATP-binding protein, whose product MADISLKKVIKRYGDVQTIHGVDLEISNGEFVVFVGPSGCGKSTLLRLVAGLEEITEGEIHIGDDLVNDVDPAERGVAMVFQSYALYPHMTVEENMGFGLKMNGVAKEVVEKQVTSAAKTLQLDPLLKRKPKELSGGQRQRVAIGRAIVRNPRVFLFDEPLSNLDAELRVDMRLQIAKLHQDLQNTMIYVTHDQVEAMTLADKIVVLRDGRVEQVGSPLELYHSPQNEFVAGFIGSPKMNFLPCVVNSTSETHAQLTVNGLNKMTLPLPSDGLAEGQKLTLGIRPEHLEINGESDITIEFQSEVVERLGNSTYMFGQSCGVDSFKVHLPGDQEVARYQSLNLNFASKDCHLFDAEGQRIN is encoded by the coding sequence ATGGCTGATATCAGCTTAAAAAAGGTCATCAAACGATATGGTGATGTTCAAACGATCCATGGTGTTGATCTAGAAATAAGTAACGGCGAATTCGTAGTATTCGTTGGGCCGTCTGGTTGCGGTAAATCAACTCTCTTACGCTTAGTTGCTGGCTTAGAAGAGATTACTGAAGGTGAGATCCATATTGGCGATGATCTGGTTAACGATGTCGATCCTGCCGAGCGTGGTGTCGCGATGGTATTCCAGTCCTACGCCCTTTATCCGCATATGACGGTTGAAGAAAACATGGGCTTTGGCCTGAAAATGAACGGTGTTGCTAAAGAAGTCGTCGAGAAACAAGTCACCAGTGCAGCGAAAACGCTTCAACTAGACCCTTTGTTGAAACGTAAACCTAAAGAACTTTCGGGTGGACAACGTCAGCGTGTTGCTATCGGTCGAGCAATTGTTCGTAACCCAAGAGTGTTCTTATTCGACGAACCTTTATCAAACTTAGATGCTGAACTTCGTGTCGATATGCGCTTACAAATCGCCAAATTGCACCAAGATCTGCAAAATACCATGATTTATGTCACGCACGATCAGGTCGAAGCAATGACGCTTGCTGACAAGATCGTAGTACTGAGAGATGGTCGAGTAGAACAAGTCGGTTCACCTCTCGAACTGTATCATTCTCCACAAAATGAGTTTGTGGCCGGCTTTATTGGCTCTCCGAAAATGAACTTCTTACCGTGTGTCGTGAACAGCACCTCAGAAACTCATGCCCAACTGACCGTCAATGGACTTAATAAAATGACTCTGCCATTGCCAAGTGATGGCCTTGCCGAAGGACAAAAATTGACTCTTGGTATTCGACCAGAACATTTGGAGATCAATGGCGAGTCAGATATCACGATTGAGTTCCAGAGCGAAGTGGTAGAACGATTGGGCAACAGTACCTATATGTTTGGCCAATCATGTGGTGTTGATAGCTTCAAGGTTCATCTACCCGGGGATCAAGAAGTCGCACGCTATCAGTCTCTCAATTTAAATTTCGCATCAAAAGATTGCCATCTATTTGATGCTGAAGGTCAGCGTATTAACTAG
- a CDS encoding carbohydrate ABC transporter permease: MFPQPIQKAGRFTNISYRVALPISIVMWLLPLIAVMMTSIRSMDDINKGNYWGWPSEIQFIENYTQVFTSTSMGQYLINSLIITLPAVAGAVALSTLAGYALAKYNFKANVWIFAMFIAGNFVPFQILMIPVRDLTIGLGLYDTHWALIFFHIAFQAGFCTLFMRNFIVGIPDALIEAARVEGVSEWKIFWHVVLPLVRPALAALAVLVFTFIWNDFFWALVLVQSDDVRPVTAGLSSLQGQWLASWQFMSAGAVVAAIPPVVLFFTMQKHFIAGLTLGATKG; the protein is encoded by the coding sequence ATGTTTCCGCAACCAATTCAAAAAGCCGGTCGATTTACTAATATCAGCTACCGAGTCGCGTTACCTATCTCGATCGTGATGTGGTTGTTACCGCTTATCGCCGTGATGATGACGTCGATTCGTTCGATGGATGACATCAACAAAGGTAATTATTGGGGCTGGCCGAGCGAGATTCAGTTCATTGAGAACTACACCCAAGTTTTTACCTCGACCTCAATGGGGCAGTACTTAATCAATAGCTTGATCATCACACTGCCAGCGGTCGCAGGGGCTGTCGCTCTTTCGACTTTGGCTGGGTATGCCTTGGCGAAATACAACTTCAAAGCCAACGTTTGGATCTTTGCGATGTTTATCGCGGGCAACTTTGTTCCGTTCCAAATTTTGATGATTCCAGTGCGTGATTTAACCATTGGACTTGGCCTTTACGATACCCATTGGGCGCTGATTTTCTTTCATATCGCTTTTCAAGCCGGCTTTTGTACCCTGTTCATGCGTAACTTTATTGTTGGCATTCCCGATGCGTTAATTGAAGCGGCACGTGTCGAAGGGGTGAGTGAATGGAAAATATTCTGGCATGTGGTGCTGCCTTTGGTTCGCCCAGCTTTAGCGGCGTTAGCTGTATTGGTGTTTACCTTTATTTGGAACGATTTCTTCTGGGCACTAGTACTGGTTCAGAGTGATGACGTTCGTCCTGTAACTGCGGGTTTGAGCTCACTACAAGGCCAATGGCTGGCGTCTTGGCAGTTTATGTCGGCGGGTGCTGTAGTCGCGGCTATCCCACCGGTTGTGCTGTTTTTCACCATGCAAAAGCACTTTATCGCAGGTCTGACATTAGGTGCGACCAAAGGGTAA
- a CDS encoding ABC transporter substrate-binding protein yields the protein MKYVKHIAATAVLAASVSTTAFAGTLVINSDASDPAPKEAWGEIINRFEKENPDITVKYNLYDHESYKTTIRNWLVTSPPDVVFWYAGNRMKAFVDRGLFEDVSDIWADNNMQQDFASAAPAMTVNGKQFGVPYTYYQWGIYYRKDIFEQYGIAEPKTWDDLKSASATLKENGVAPFAIGTKYLWTAAGWFDYINMRTNGLDFHIQLMEGKVPYSDERVKKTFANWAELVEPGYYLENHASYSWQEAQPFLYNGKAAMYLMGNFITPNFPAELDGKMDFFQFPVIDPSVPMSEDAPMDTLHIPSKAKNKEDARKFLEFVARAENQQLINEMLLQIPTNNKAKAKSDPFLDKGVAMLASTDGTAQFYDRDTDPAMAKEGMKGFQEFMVHPDRIEKILKKLDKVSKRAFK from the coding sequence ATGAAATACGTGAAACATATCGCTGCTACGGCAGTGCTTGCTGCCTCCGTTTCTACAACAGCGTTTGCAGGAACCTTAGTCATCAACTCAGATGCATCTGATCCCGCGCCGAAAGAAGCGTGGGGTGAGATCATCAACCGCTTTGAAAAAGAAAACCCCGATATTACGGTTAAGTACAACTTGTACGATCACGAGTCGTATAAAACAACGATTCGTAATTGGTTGGTCACTTCGCCGCCGGATGTGGTTTTTTGGTATGCGGGTAACCGAATGAAAGCATTCGTTGACCGTGGCTTGTTCGAAGATGTGAGTGACATTTGGGCTGACAACAACATGCAGCAAGATTTTGCTTCAGCCGCACCTGCAATGACGGTCAACGGTAAGCAATTTGGTGTGCCATATACGTATTATCAATGGGGTATCTACTACCGCAAAGACATCTTTGAGCAGTATGGAATTGCTGAACCTAAAACATGGGATGATTTGAAATCGGCATCGGCAACGCTTAAAGAAAATGGGGTTGCACCGTTTGCGATTGGTACTAAGTACCTGTGGACTGCAGCAGGTTGGTTTGATTACATCAACATGCGTACCAACGGCTTGGATTTTCACATTCAGTTGATGGAAGGCAAGGTGCCTTATTCTGACGAGCGAGTGAAGAAAACGTTCGCTAACTGGGCAGAGCTTGTTGAGCCTGGTTACTACTTAGAAAATCACGCTTCTTATTCTTGGCAAGAAGCTCAACCATTCTTGTACAACGGCAAGGCAGCGATGTATCTAATGGGTAACTTCATTACGCCAAACTTCCCGGCTGAATTAGATGGCAAGATGGATTTCTTCCAATTCCCAGTGATCGATCCAAGTGTTCCGATGTCAGAAGATGCGCCAATGGATACGTTGCACATTCCTTCTAAAGCGAAAAATAAGGAAGATGCGCGTAAGTTCCTAGAGTTTGTTGCGCGTGCGGAAAATCAGCAACTCATCAATGAGATGCTGCTACAAATCCCGACCAACAATAAAGCCAAAGCAAAGTCTGATCCGTTCTTAGATAAAGGTGTAGCAATGCTGGCTTCTACCGATGGTACGGCTCAGTTCTATGACCGCGATACCGATCCTGCGATGGCCAAAGAAGGCATGAAGGGCTTCCAAGAGTTTATGGTTCACCCTGATCGCATCGAAAAAATATTGAAGAAACTCGATAAGGTGAGTAAGCGCGCCTTTAAATAA
- a CDS encoding LacI family DNA-binding transcriptional regulator has product MSITFKDVAKLAGVSTQTVSRVTNGSQDVAEATRNKVNAAIKQLGYVPNKGAQMLSRAKSTSVGLVTLDMALHGAAMIANGVRMQAHDMSYGVAFSVVSEPNLANTREAIRELMAQQVDSIILNVPLESADAEWLVEQYQHLNLIFIDVPSNSQVNYVCGDHAEGAKLAAQHLLESGRTDFLLITGPNESSASKIRHQSWLAALSDAESKVQYQYQGNWQAESGYLGVREAVAKQAVFDAVLVASDQMALGALRALQELQIPVPDKVAVVGFDGIDDSAFFNPPLTTIKQDFTTIGRQAVVLAEKLNANSQDALLQHHIETALLPRESSQPKVTAHYEKQEIEQLLKRIQTLLPEST; this is encoded by the coding sequence ATGAGTATTACCTTTAAAGACGTAGCAAAACTGGCAGGGGTATCTACCCAGACGGTATCTCGAGTAACCAATGGCTCACAAGATGTCGCGGAAGCCACCCGCAACAAGGTTAACGCCGCTATAAAGCAACTTGGTTATGTACCCAATAAAGGTGCTCAAATGCTCAGTCGAGCCAAGTCCACCAGCGTTGGCTTAGTCACTCTCGATATGGCACTGCATGGCGCAGCAATGATCGCAAATGGCGTGCGAATGCAGGCTCATGATATGAGTTATGGCGTCGCTTTCTCTGTTGTTTCCGAGCCTAATCTCGCGAACACCCGTGAGGCTATTCGTGAACTGATGGCTCAACAGGTCGACAGCATTATTCTGAATGTGCCTTTAGAGAGTGCCGATGCGGAATGGTTAGTGGAACAATATCAGCACCTCAACCTTATCTTCATTGATGTTCCCTCTAACAGCCAAGTGAACTATGTTTGCGGTGATCATGCGGAAGGAGCAAAACTGGCGGCTCAACATCTACTTGAGAGCGGACGAACGGACTTCCTGTTAATCACTGGTCCGAACGAATCCAGCGCCTCAAAGATTCGTCACCAAAGTTGGTTAGCCGCGTTATCAGATGCAGAGAGTAAGGTGCAGTATCAATATCAAGGAAACTGGCAAGCAGAAAGTGGTTATCTTGGCGTTCGAGAAGCTGTCGCTAAACAAGCCGTATTTGATGCCGTGTTGGTGGCGAGTGATCAGATGGCATTAGGGGCTTTACGAGCTCTGCAAGAACTGCAAATTCCAGTCCCTGACAAAGTTGCGGTCGTCGGCTTTGATGGCATCGACGACAGTGCGTTTTTTAATCCACCACTGACCACCATCAAACAGGACTTCACTACGATTGGCCGACAAGCTGTGGTACTTGCAGAGAAGCTCAATGCCAACTCACAAGATGCCTTACTGCAGCACCATATCGAAACGGCATTACTCCCAAGAGAAAGCAGCCAACCGAAGGTAACGGCTCACTATGAAAAACAAGAGATCGAGCAACTGCTAAAAAGGATTCAGACTCTTTTGCCAGAATCGACATAA
- a CDS encoding solute:sodium symporter family transporter translates to MSITVLLSFLLFTGFVVAFTYNKVKNDKNTSQDGFFLGGRSLTGGLIASSLILTNLSATSFVGMSAQAYTHNMSVMGWEVASGVTLVIIALMLVPRYLKQGITTIPDFLESRYDMSVKKFVTLLFLCQYVINILPTTLYAGAVVLGEIFDVQALLNISEFSSIALISATIGLLGFFYAIYGGLKAVVIADTINGVGLIVGGMMIPVFGLMVLGEGSFGAGLDILLYAAPEKLQSVGTETDPLPFSTLFTGLLLVNLYYWGTDQSIIQRALGAKNLKEGQKGVILAGAIKVISPLFLIIPGIIAFHMFGADAGNPDTMYTRLVNEVLPKPLVGFFVAVMFGAILSTFNGVLNSSTTLFALNVYKPLFGQGKTDEELVGKGRIFGVVIAIISVCIAPFIMYAPEGLFQYLQMVAGFFSVPIFTIVFVGYISKRVPALAAKVALVVFVSSYAAMQLVFKTPIHFLHQLAILFVVCTALMFIIGYFMPREDDYVMPVNENIDVTPWAFRFEASAIILYMVLGAYVMFSDVGFVSDDPTIMQVYGVCGIVMLVGIFGRLAKRKKALEAAA, encoded by the coding sequence ATGTCTATTACAGTTCTGCTGTCATTCTTGTTATTTACTGGTTTTGTTGTCGCGTTTACCTACAACAAAGTTAAAAATGACAAGAACACCTCACAAGACGGTTTCTTTCTCGGCGGAAGAAGCTTAACCGGTGGTTTGATTGCCAGCTCCCTAATTTTAACCAACTTAAGCGCGACTAGCTTTGTTGGCATGAGCGCACAAGCTTATACCCACAATATGAGTGTCATGGGGTGGGAAGTGGCCTCAGGTGTCACTTTAGTCATCATCGCTCTGATGCTGGTACCGCGTTACCTGAAGCAAGGGATAACGACGATTCCAGACTTCTTAGAGAGCCGTTACGACATGTCGGTGAAGAAGTTTGTGACGTTACTTTTCTTGTGCCAGTACGTCATCAATATCTTGCCAACCACACTTTATGCCGGTGCCGTTGTTCTGGGAGAGATCTTTGATGTTCAAGCTCTGCTAAATATTTCAGAGTTTAGTTCAATAGCCCTTATTTCGGCGACGATTGGTCTACTTGGCTTCTTTTACGCGATTTATGGCGGCCTAAAAGCGGTTGTGATTGCGGATACGATTAATGGCGTAGGCCTGATTGTTGGCGGCATGATGATCCCCGTGTTTGGTTTGATGGTGTTGGGCGAGGGCAGCTTTGGTGCTGGCTTGGATATTCTGCTTTATGCAGCGCCAGAGAAACTGCAATCGGTTGGTACAGAGACTGATCCACTACCGTTCTCAACCTTGTTTACCGGTCTTCTACTTGTGAACCTTTACTACTGGGGTACGGATCAATCAATCATCCAGCGAGCGTTGGGTGCTAAGAACTTAAAAGAAGGTCAGAAAGGGGTGATTCTTGCTGGTGCGATTAAGGTTATCTCTCCGCTGTTCCTAATCATTCCAGGCATCATTGCATTCCACATGTTTGGCGCTGATGCCGGTAACCCTGACACCATGTACACGCGCTTGGTAAACGAAGTTTTGCCTAAGCCGTTGGTTGGCTTCTTTGTCGCGGTTATGTTTGGTGCCATCCTAAGTACATTTAATGGTGTGCTTAACAGTTCGACCACTCTATTCGCATTGAATGTCTACAAACCTTTGTTTGGCCAAGGTAAAACGGATGAAGAGCTGGTGGGTAAAGGCCGTATCTTTGGCGTTGTGATCGCGATTATCTCGGTATGTATCGCACCATTCATCATGTACGCACCAGAAGGTTTGTTCCAATACCTACAAATGGTAGCGGGATTCTTCAGTGTGCCAATCTTTACTATCGTGTTTGTGGGGTACATCTCTAAACGTGTGCCAGCTCTAGCGGCTAAAGTGGCATTGGTGGTATTTGTAAGTTCATACGCTGCGATGCAGTTAGTGTTCAAAACACCTATTCACTTCTTACACCAATTGGCGATTCTGTTTGTTGTATGTACAGCGCTGATGTTCATCATTGGCTACTTTATGCCACGTGAAGATGATTACGTGATGCCTGTGAATGAAAACATTGATGTCACGCCTTGGGCATTCCGTTTCGAAGCTTCGGCTATCATTCTCTACATGGTATTGGGTGCTTACGTGATGTTCTCTGATGTTGGTTTTGTCTCGGATGATCCAACCATCATGCAGGTGTACGGTGTGTGCGGCATTGTAATGTTAGTCGGTATTTTTGGCCGATTAGCAAAGCGTAAGAAAGCTCTTGAAGCTGCCGCATAA
- a CDS encoding carbohydrate ABC transporter permease: MEQSVKTIYPENRIPSAKKKRRISSKVSPWLFLAPAIAIFSLYVIYPILDSIWLSFFEWDGLGEKEWVGLENYRELFDSDAFYTSLTNNFLWLIFFMLAPPCGLAIALFLNQQVKGIRVVKSLFFFPFVISQVVVGLVFSWFYDPSFGLFNMVLGAFGFEPISILADEDYVTYGIIAAGLWPQISYCMILYLTGLNNLDPEQLEAARLDGAKKWRMLWYVVLPQLRPATFIAVVVTVIGALRSFDLVATMTAGGPWGSSTVLAYQMYEESIFNYRMGYGAAVSVVLFLIMDIYIAYFLWRMLRSEK, encoded by the coding sequence ATGGAGCAATCTGTGAAAACGATATACCCAGAAAATCGCATCCCATCGGCGAAAAAGAAAAGGCGCATTAGTTCTAAGGTGTCGCCTTGGCTGTTTTTGGCGCCAGCCATCGCTATCTTCTCTCTCTATGTTATCTACCCCATCTTGGACAGTATCTGGCTGAGCTTCTTTGAGTGGGATGGGTTAGGCGAAAAAGAGTGGGTGGGGCTTGAGAACTATCGCGAACTGTTTGATTCCGATGCATTCTACACATCGTTAACGAATAACTTCCTTTGGTTGATCTTCTTTATGCTCGCGCCACCTTGTGGCTTGGCGATTGCTCTTTTCTTAAACCAACAAGTGAAAGGCATTCGTGTCGTTAAATCCTTATTTTTCTTCCCCTTTGTTATCTCTCAAGTGGTGGTCGGCCTCGTATTTTCTTGGTTCTACGACCCCTCATTTGGCCTTTTCAATATGGTATTGGGTGCGTTCGGTTTTGAGCCCATATCAATACTCGCTGACGAAGATTATGTGACCTACGGAATCATTGCCGCTGGTCTATGGCCACAAATCTCTTACTGCATGATCTTGTATCTAACGGGGTTGAATAACCTCGACCCAGAGCAATTAGAAGCGGCGCGACTGGATGGCGCGAAGAAATGGCGCATGCTCTGGTATGTGGTGCTTCCTCAATTAAGACCCGCGACGTTTATTGCTGTGGTCGTGACTGTAATTGGTGCTCTTCGTTCTTTCGATTTAGTGGCAACCATGACGGCTGGTGGACCTTGGGGCAGCTCGACGGTACTGGCGTATCAAATGTATGAAGAGTCTATTTTTAACTATCGAATGGGTTACGGTGCGGCGGTTTCAGTGGTGCTGTTTCTGATTATGGATATCTATATCGCTTACTTCTTGTGGCGCATGTTAAGGAGCGAAAAATAA
- a CDS encoding MATE family efflux transporter — MPNADSTLNKRMGIVALTWPIFIEVLLRTALNTSDVFMLSGYSDKAVSAVGVISQISFFLIIVSTMVSSGTGILIAQYNGASRTQESAHVGVASIILAIITGVLLSIIAILGAEYFIPLYQLEAQVEQYAQEYLFISGALTFNVTIGVVLTTILRSHGYSKSPMVINMIAGVINIFGNYCALYQPFGLPVYGVQGVATATVISQVIGLLILIGVVRNKGIDLPMKQFKSVPKAIYQKIMKIGSMNAGEVLSYNMAQISITFFVVQMGTSSLAAFTYAQNIARLSFAFALAIGQGSQIQTGYYIGKGWIDEIANRVQRYFVVGFIASITITCVVYIFRFEILDLFTQDPEIIALTAALIAGSILLEAGRVFNLIFISCLKAAGDIKFPIKMGILSMWGIGVAMSYLLGVHWGYGVFGAWMAIAMDEWFRGLIMVRRWRAKKWTRFSL, encoded by the coding sequence ATGCCTAATGCTGATTCCACCCTAAATAAACGCATGGGAATCGTTGCGCTCACCTGGCCAATTTTTATCGAAGTTCTTCTAAGAACCGCACTTAACACCAGTGATGTATTCATGTTATCGGGGTACTCAGACAAAGCCGTGTCTGCCGTTGGTGTTATCTCTCAGATATCCTTTTTTCTGATCATCGTCTCAACCATGGTCAGCAGTGGTACAGGCATCCTAATCGCACAATACAACGGTGCTTCTCGCACTCAAGAGAGCGCTCACGTGGGCGTGGCGAGCATTATCTTGGCCATTATTACCGGTGTGTTACTCAGTATTATTGCGATTCTTGGTGCTGAATATTTTATTCCGCTCTACCAACTGGAAGCTCAAGTCGAACAGTACGCTCAAGAGTATCTGTTTATCAGTGGTGCTCTCACCTTTAATGTCACGATAGGTGTCGTTCTCACCACGATTCTACGCAGCCATGGCTATTCAAAATCACCGATGGTCATCAACATGATTGCAGGTGTGATCAACATCTTCGGCAACTACTGCGCACTTTATCAACCTTTCGGGTTGCCAGTGTACGGCGTACAAGGGGTTGCAACGGCGACAGTTATTAGCCAAGTGATCGGCTTATTGATCTTAATCGGTGTCGTAAGAAACAAAGGCATTGACCTACCGATGAAACAGTTCAAATCGGTGCCTAAAGCTATCTATCAAAAAATTATGAAGATCGGCTCTATGAATGCTGGAGAAGTACTCTCTTACAACATGGCGCAAATCAGTATTACCTTCTTTGTGGTTCAGATGGGAACGTCTTCGCTGGCCGCGTTTACTTACGCACAAAACATCGCACGTCTCTCTTTTGCCTTTGCCTTAGCCATCGGCCAAGGTAGCCAAATCCAAACGGGTTATTACATAGGTAAAGGTTGGATAGATGAGATAGCCAACCGTGTACAACGATACTTTGTAGTAGGCTTTATCGCCTCTATCACCATTACCTGCGTGGTCTATATTTTCCGATTCGAGATTTTGGATTTATTCACTCAAGACCCAGAGATCATCGCACTGACTGCCGCACTCATCGCAGGCTCGATACTATTAGAAGCTGGTCGCGTGTTTAACCTAATTTTCATTTCTTGCTTAAAAGCCGCAGGCGATATTAAGTTCCCTATCAAAATGGGCATTCTTAGCATGTGGGGCATTGGCGTTGCGATGAGTTATTTACTTGGTGTGCATTGGGGTTATGGCGTATTTGGTGCTTGGATGGCAATCGCGATGGACGAATGGTTCCGCGGATTGATCATGGTTCGTCGCTGGCGAGCGAAGAAATGGACTCGTTTTTCTTTGTGA